The Cryptomeria japonica chromosome 6, Sugi_1.0, whole genome shotgun sequence genomic interval tAGCAAAAAATTGTTATACCttttcacaattaaaacatttaaagggaaacTTACTTAATACTTGTCAGATCCTTTATTGATCCAACTCACAAAATGAGAATCCTCTTTGTTCGATTCATTATTGGATCTATCACTTGCCTCAAGCTCCTTATTCTTCATCTTATTTAATGCTTTGAAGGTTGCCTCTCACATAGATAATTTCTCCTTTTTAGTTCTCATTTCATATACTATGAGGATCTCGTGCAATGGGTGTTCATTTTCAATTAATCTAGATCCTTCATCTCTTCAATAATGGAAAATTTTGTATCGAATCTCAAAGGGAGAGACCTTAATACTTTTGGCATAATCACAAAATCTTTCATCTTTCCACCAAGTTCTCTCATGGTGTTGTCAATTTCATGTTTGCAAAGAAAATACATTGTCATACTTTCTTTGTCCTTCATTTTCAAACTCTTGAATTGTATTCTACATTTTTGAAGATTAAGTGTCTTCACCTTTTTGTCTCCTTCGTagatattatttatttatcttagaTTTCCTTCCTTGAGTTACAATGCATTACTCAAACAAACTTTCATTTCTAATAGTACACAAAAAATTGCATTTATAGCTTTTGCATTATTTTCATTAGCCCTGTTTCTAGCTTGATCTGCTAGTGGAGAAGTTGGAGTAACATAACCATCCACAACTGATTACCAAATATCAAAGCCAAGAGCCGTTAATTAAGTGCACATCCTTATGCTCCAAAAGACATAGTTTGTTCCATTGAACAATAGAATCCTTTTTGAGGAGAACCCTTTTTGACAAACCATGTGTACTCTTGACATCTACCTTTTGGCTGTGAGACTATACTTGAAGAAACCTACTCTGATATCAATTGAAGTGCACATGAGATGAATCAATATAATCTATAATCTTTTACTTTCCAAActaacaatcacaataatatcaaTCGTACAATACAAACAATTAAGAACACAGTAAAAATTAAATCGATTAATGTTGAAGGATATCTCTTTAAAGGATTTTGAGAGCCCTTTAAAACAACAAAATAATAAAGATTGTTTGGCATTTTCTCTTATAAAACGAAGCCAGCTGATGCTTAGCTCAGTTCTTTTAGGAAGACTTTCAAAAAAGACAAAATCAGCCTGGGTGTTTACAGATGGTTTCGTGATATCTTTGTTAGATTATGTCTCGCCTTTTTAATCGTATTCTTGCAACAAAAGACAATTGCCGCTTATCGAGAATGACGTGCAATAAGTTTACAATTGTAGAAAATGGCATGGTTATGGACCACTTTCTACTACACACGGATTCTTGTATTCTTCAACTGTGAAATAAATTTGTGATTAGGAAATTATAATTGAACGATACTGACAACTTGAGCAAATTATCCCCACGAAGAACAAGTAATATGTGTAATAAGATCCGTGATAGTTCTTTAGGAAATCTGACTGGACTACATTGTCCACTAAAAAGACAGTAGATAAGTGTTTACATTGTCATTGTTTCTCTCTTGAGTGAAACTTATGGATTCCTAAATCTGTCATTAAATGGGGGGATTTTAAACAGAAATGTAGCTTCTTTTCATAAGTATTTACATATTTACAATTGCTTCATTAGACTTGCCTGTTCTTTGCGGCTTCAACCAAACAGGCTGCCCATGGCATTTCAAAAGTTTTGATGATCTGCACCTTATAAGCAAAAAGGTTTACTCACACGCTTAAGATGCGCATACAAATGAATACATTCGCCTCATCATTGATTTTGCTTCGAGTAAAATCGATAATACAATTCATCGACTGCTTAAACTCTTCTGTTTCTGTTATGACTGGAGGGCGATAAGCCATAGACAGCCATCCCGAATTTAGAATTTGGCCCACAAGTTTCATCTTTTGCACAAGATAAACGAAGGCTTCTCTCGATTTGGAATCCTCCACCCATTGCAACTTCCCTCTCGAGATGACAACAATAGCTTTCGAAAACATTTACTGTTACTTGCAATTTGAagccaagaagaaaaagaaaatccaTCTCTAATCTATTTATTTCTTCTTTGCTGAACCCTCCTACTTTGGCATAGTACGAGTTCTTGTAGTTACTGTACATTTGAGCattgtcatcaatatcattacTGAATAACCTAAACAACGAACAACATATTTAGATTCTTCCAATATAAAGCTAGGAAAAGACTTACATTTCTTCGACGAACTTGGAGGCGACCATGACAGTGACAATGATGAGTCTATGCACATTCTGAGAGCTAATCTTGAATTGTGGATGGAATTGAATTAGACGGTCAATATATGCATATGCCACCACAAACACCGAAGGACTGCAGTGAATGTATCTGAAAATCCTCTCCAAGTAATGTTGTATGCTCATGTCTGGCACCTCCACTCCATTGAACACCTCGTATTTAGGTGGGCTGAAAGTGAAGCTATTTGACACAGTAAATATATCATTCCTCCCCACAACTCTCTCCAAAAGCGATGATAAAACAGAGAGCACGCAGGGAGTTGAGGGCGGCCATGATTGTTCTGCACTGTCAAAGGAGTAGAGATCGGACCGAATTCTTGTTGGAGAGATGAGTTGGGTCATTCCAATAGAATCCATAGTCACAGAAGGCCCTTTCCAAACTCAAAAATTGCAACGCCCAACAGTGTGGGTTTGTGTTGAGCTTTGATTTAGAATTGAATCTACACTAAGTGACCCAATGAAAAATGAACGAACAATGTTTTACATTTTATAGAATGTTAGAACAAATATGTTAAATCCACTAGAAACGTCAAAGAAGTTGCATTGATCTCTTTTCGCTGGACAGCTTGTCTACCACTTAAGATGTTCGTACATCACAGATGGCTCGCTTTGTGTGAGATTGTTTCTTGTCGGCTTGAATGAGAGGCAAAGGAGAACAACAAGTTTTTTAAATTTAGCAATCATGAGTAAACTATGAATGTTAATTGCAGGGAATATTGTTCCCATCTTATCTCCTGCGATCAATCTAAGAGGGAATGGTACGCACTCACGACAAGTATATAAAAAAATGAGCAGACGAATCtccattttataatttttttgtgaaaTTCAATTCGACAGACGGTGAAAGGGACCCACCCTCTTCTTTCCGACATTGTCAGAATGCACTCGTTTCAGAGTTtccttattttttttatttgtgcAATGACCCATAAACGAGGCATAAATTTAGTGGTCAACCCTACCTTCAAGTAATTTTTGTATTAGTGTTATCCATTCGAAGTCGTGCTTGAACTAGTAAACAGAAGAATACTCTTGTAGGAAGGAAATTGTAaatttcatttaaaattttttCATATGGTAGAAATGTTAAAATATAGTTATATGATTACTTGCATATCAATGAGGTGCAATGATTACATCGATAGTGAGATATACTTGGTAATATATCAAATGATAAGTAAAAACTTGTAGAAATGTAAACTGCTTTTCTTAAGACTAAATATTTATAGGAAAAGTCAATTGATAACAAAATGTGAGAAAAACTGAATATGAGCAAATGAAACTTAATTTAAACAGATATGTTATGCTTGGTTTTACAACATAATTCTTTTTAAAATGCAAGAAGATAGCTAACTTAAAAGGTTGTTTGGATTGAGTACACTTGTCGTTGGTTAATGATATATTGTAACCAAATGTAACATAATTTTAAGCTGCATGTTGTGAAAAATGTTTTTATAATATAGAACTATTTTGTGACACATATTGCAAATCATTAACTCGAGAGATTGGTCATGTATAATATATTTATTGGTGGTTGACGAAGAGGTTATGTGATATATGCCATTTGTCTGCAAGACCAATAAAACAAAAGTAATGAAATGGTTAGATGTGTAGATTAGGtgtcaaattttggaagaaaaattgTAGCTTGAGTAAATGGCTAAAATGCATAATTATGTAAGAGGAAAATTAGACAAATATTaagcaataatttttatttttgaagtttgaGTTGTATAATGATTTCTAAGTATTTAATTTATAGTATTACTATTATTAGAAAATGTTTTTGCCAATGTAAAAACACAATTACCTTAAGAAGTTGATTATATTGAATTTATGGTCAACTACTTAGATGTCTTCTTTATTGTTGATTGGAGTGTAGTTGATGTCATTGATTGATATGTATGCTTGAGTCCTGATATTGCCTTGTAGTTAATTTTGCCATGGCCTAGAGTAGATTTTTATCAAAGAGAAATTTGTATTAGTTGAATTGATGGTTTGTGAATAATTGGGAGAGATGTGAGGGAGAAAGGACTAAGATTTGTCTACCTTCATGTTTTAGAGACATAATTTTTGTAATCAAGCTTCCTCTTTTTTTCCTTATaattgtgtatggattattttgcattttggagtACTTCTCAAAGGAGAACATTGGCTGAATGGGAAGGTCATTTAACGAATTCAATCTAGATACGACTATAAATGTTAgtcattatttttctatttttccaatGTCGATTGTTACTAATGGTGGCATTAGGCCTTGGGATTTGTGTATGGTAATAGCTCATGCCGTTGTGAGCAATATCTACCTTTGGTTGCCTAGCAATATAGGTATTATCAACTTATACTTTTTGAGTCATCTTTGTTCCATGGTGGCCTACTGTAATTACCGATCCTTGCTACAACATACATTTAAACATTTGCAATTTGGAATCGAGGTTTTAAACGATTTTAACAACATCATCAAGAGCTCCATTTGCAAGTCCTACTTATGTCCATATGTTGGTTGTGAGCATGATGCATTGGCCTATACAAAGTAGTACTTTCTTTTTGAGTCATTCATCATTAGCTAAATTATCTACTCTGGTCCTAGTGCTTGTTGTGATACTTATTGCAATTGGATGGTTCAACAATTTTAACATTCTTCTTTTGTGTAGTCTAGCTAAATCATTGGTAGAAAACATGTGCATTGAGTTGTTGAATTATTCTTTCTAGATTGATGTGAGTTGCTTGTCTGTGTGTTTCATTAAAAGCTTCCAATTTTCTTGTGTTGCTTCTTCAttctatatattttataatatttgatGAAATTATGTTTGTGAGGGAGTCTCACCTTGTTGATGAAATACTATTTGTAAGGTGACAATGATCGTAAATTAGTTTCACAATATTGCGTTTGAGTATGATTTGTATATAGGTTTGTCCATCATAGGTGGTAGTTGTGTGAAGTCACTGATTAGTATTATAGACACTCCACTGGAGTGTTGATGTTGTCAATACAATAAAGCTTCACGTAGTCTTGTGTCTATTTTTAATAGAAACTTTAGCCCTATGAATCTCCTCTCGTCAATTAGGATGTATCGTATGATCTCCATctcttgttgatttatgtttttaaTGCCTCTCCCTATAGTGGGTGCATTTCCTTGATAGGAATTTAGAGCATTAAATGAATAGTTGATGTGTGTATGTTAAATGCAATAACCTCTATAGGAGCTAATGTGAGTATATGGCGTTCTTGCTACAAGCTCTTACTTTTGAGTGTATTTCTTATGCAAGCAATAAAGTAGGGTTTTCCTGTACCTATTGTTCCTTGAATGATCATGTGCAATGGTTTATTTTAGGAACATTTGCTATGGTTAGTAAAAACTGTGAGTGCTAGTTTTTGTTTCAACGATAATGTATACTTTCGGACATCAAAGTTACCTAGAATTTTCTCTTCTTCGTTGCATATTTTTCTCATGTTTATGAATTGTGTGGTGATTCCATGAAGATCTTGGGGTATCGCAAGTTCATACCATTTGTTGTTGTTATCAAATTCATGCTTACCAAGCATCTTGAATTCATTTAGGATGACATTGTTTGAGGGGCCCATTTGTGAAAATAGTTCTCATTTGTTCATTTATATTGTGTCTCTTGTGTTCATGTTAGTACCACTCTCTTCTCCTTCTTTGGTTCTTACTTCAATTTTGGTGGTGCGATTGATCTTCCATACATCATATTTGGTTGTGCCCATTTTCTTCCAATTTGCAATTATCATATCCTTAGCAAGTTCTGTGTTGATTTCTATGCTTTGAAAATATTTATACAAGAGTAACTCACTCTAGCAAAATGTTTCAAAGTGGTTTGAGTCCTCCTTTGGGATTTTGCAAAACTTTGGGTAAATATTCACAATCACTTTTACCTTTCTCTTGTTTCATTTTCATCCTTTACGACTTCTCAAATAGGCGAAAGAACTTAAAGATTCAAGTAGTGTTATTGTTTCCAACTCTGGAGGTTGATTAATGTAGGTAGCTAGATTGGAGTTGGTTTTCTTCTGTTCATCTTGTTATTTGACAAAATATTTTTTGTCCAATAGTTAAAGATGTGAAAGGTTGattacaaacaacaagaaacaatttTTTAAGAATATGACATGCTTCTTACACTCTTATATCATACTTTGCCACAATCTTTGTcatctatttttttgttttgtagataTTCTTATTAGTATATCAATACTTGTCTCAAATTCTCTCTCTGCTTTTGATGCGTAGTCGACAATGTATTTTAGTACAAGTGCTCACAAGATGACTAGCTGGCAATCTATGTTGGCTCTCCACAATGAAATTATTTTTGTATTCTGTATGTTTAGCCTATCATCATTCCTTGTATGTCCATATTGTTTCTTCTCATTATTGTCACATGATAAGGTAGATATAATATGTTCTTTCCATGGAGCTTTGTATCGACACTCTATCTTTTTTTCCTTCTTGTGTAAGCGCATTCCCTCTCTGCATTTTGTGTGCCTTTGGACATGGTTTATTATCTCTTCATAGTCATGGGAGGGTTTTGTATCGAATATCTCAGTTGTGTTTAGCAAGCATGGATCATCTAGagaatatctatatatattatgTTGTTTATGTGTAATTCATCGTGGGGCTTCCAAGCATTGATGTACTTGTCAAAGAATGTTCTTACCTTTTCAACTTCTATGTTGTTCTCCTAGTCAATTTTATCCACGTTTGGTGCATTTTCAAGCAAGAGGAATTTTCATTCATATGTATCCTTTACACCAAGGAGTTTCTCAATGAATTCTTCCCAAAATATCCTGAATCGTTGATGTAGGTATAATGATGTGGTATGGAGGTTATCAATTATGTTATTTAAGTGTTGTTTATTTGTTTGTATTTCAACTTCTATGTTATTAGAGAGCAATTATTGTAAATCTGGTCACTTTATATTTTCTACACATAatgtgaagaatagagtggataGCCCTATTTGGTTGATCATATTTGTTAGTTCAACACAACAGTTGTTCCAATATGGTCTTGTGCCATGAATCATAGGTCCAAAGTGCATGAGGTCTTCACCTAATTGTGTGTCAAGGAGATTTTTTCAAGCATGCATAAAGTTTTTCAATAGTGGTTGGTATGTTTTCTTTTACATTCTTTTTAATGAAAACTGCTATAAGTCCTTGGCTATGATTCCACATCATAAGATTGAACATGAAATATTAAAACCTTGGATGTCTTCTAAAAATTTAGTAATGAAATATCATCAAGTGGAGTGCATACTCATGCATCTACACTTCCCTAATTTGTGGTTGCATTTGTAGTGTAGTTCCATTTGGAAAGACCATTGGAAATACCATATTGAGAAACTCCTCAATATTGTATTCATTTATATTAGAGATGAGTTTATTTTGAAAGTAAATCGATTTAGTgttatttatgttgtcatcaaGTTGTAGTGTTTGCTTAGTAACTTCTAATTCACGATGTTTTTTTGTCAATTACCCATAAATGATGATGTGCACATACTAAGCTATTTTTAATATAATATCCATTAGTGTTGATTTCGTTATTTGGCACCACTATATCTTTGCTAGTTAAAATGGTGTGGAGCATGTTCAAAATGTCTATTCTTGCTTCATGAATTTGTGCAATTAGTCAAAACTTATGGAAACATAATGATAATATGGCTTATACATGACTTTGTATTGTAATGTATCTCTCATATGATTTCTAATTATATTAAAATTGTAATAATGTCCTATATGCAGGCTTCAAACTATGAGTACATATTCAAATCTTTTTTTATTGTGGAAAAACTTTTACAATGTTCTTTATATCTACTGGGAAGCTAATCATGTGACCACTATATTTATACTATCCTCCAAGAGTGTCGGTTAGTTGTAGTACTGGGTTTACTCATGGAATGAGTGTTTCCTCCACTTTGGTTATTTTTTCAACATAGTAGGTTGTTCTCTTGGGTCCATGTTGTCGAGTGAGGAGAATCAACATATGCCTCTCTCACTAAAACATCTTTTACAACTAGCATTAATATCTGATGAATGGAGAAGCATATCTAGGTAACATTTCTTGCATATAATGCATGTTTACCAATTGAAACTTGTGCATCTACTATTTGTCAAAATATTTTTTGTAGTCATGAAGTTAGCATTTTTGTTGAATGATGCTCCATGTTTTGTGTATTATTGTGTTTGCATATGTTGACATTTCCATGTTTGTTTCTCTAAACATCTGATACATTTTTCTATAATTATTTCCTCTTTATGATGAGCATAGTAATCTCAACTTCTCTCACAATGTTGTAGCCTTTGGAATTCTATTTGTTGTGGGTTAGTTTAAATTTTCTATATTATTTTAAGTCACCTTCGAGTAGCTATCTCTTCTTTATGGCTACCTTATAGTAAGCTCGATTTCTTTTTTGGTTATGTTGTCTTATGATCTCTAGTTGTTGCACAGGTCACTTGATTGTTTCCTATGTAGGAGTTTGTCATCTATACAATTGGAAATATTAGGCTAAATTAATAATAAGCAAACAATAAAGGTATTAAAACAAGTGTGCATGACATCAACACAATATTAGTGAAGCTTGCAATTTTAAAAGAAGTGcattatgcatatatgtatacatgcaaataaatatatacatactaTTACAATCATTATAAATAAATGTGCTTGCAAAAAATATAGTATAAGTGAAGCATGCCATAATAAATATAAATCAATAGTTTGGAACCTTTTCGTAAGTCCCCTAGGATCCTTCACTATACATTGTAGCTGACGCGGTTGTTGTTGTGCTTCGTACATAGGTGGTCAATCCTCTAGAGATTAGATACATAAAAAACAATCACTTCAAGTTTAAGTTCAAGAATTTAGACCTTTTATTGACTTTCAATTTTACTTTTAATACAATAAATATTAAGTTTTAGTATTGTGTTCAATATCTTCAATTTTTGTGCCAATTTTTTCTTGGGGCATAGATGCCAACTTTGGATACAAAAAAAGACATGCAGGTAACGTTGAAGTATTGTCAATTGGTTTTCCCTTTGGAGTCATTGCtataataattcaatcaatttAAAGGATGCCACCATATATTGGTGCTTTACCTCacaagtaattttttttatttttttgggaatgGTCTGACATGTGTCCCTCTTATCCACTAAGAAATTATCTTTTATGTTGCCATTGCATAAGCACATAGgcaccataaccctaaccatacaTGTAATCTGATGTATTATCCTACAATGATAATcaaacctaaccctaatttaactagAACAATAAATGAACACTAATGAAACCATAAAACTTACAAAGCTTAATTGTGATTgtaaatctaatgatattccttGTTCAAATCATAGTGCAATTAGAGATGGTATTTAATAGGTTTAATGCTAATGTATGTTTAAGGTTAAGGTAAAATaagaataaataatatattattattattgtattattattatactataatattatgttattttatttttatatatttattatcttTTCTATATTTTATGGTTGATATTAGTATAAAAATAACTAATATTATAATATAGtaaaattttattatttgcattactaaaaataaaaatattatattaattttcctATATTACAATACTATATTATTGATATATTATtaattgatctctctctctctctctctctctctcacacacacacacacacacacacacacacacacacacacacacacacacacacacacacacacacacacacacacacacacacacacacacacacacacaatttaacAATAATCATTATCCTACTTTGATGCTTTATAAATATCCTATTTATATTTTTCAAACATATGTAAATAAGCCTAAGTTATTTTAACCTTCAAAATGATTTTGTTTTTgcaaatataataaattatttatttttcaaagacttaAAAAGTAATAATAAGCCACATAGAATTTTATTTTAAGGAAAATTAGGAAACAAAAAATTgtaaattcacttttctttggtAAAATATAATTACCAAAATTATaggtataattaaaaaaataattctaAATTCACTTTTCTTTAGAAAAATCCAATTACAAAATTGGggataaaataaaaactaaaaattaatGTAACCTATTTTTCTacatataaaaagaaaaaataaaattaattcacaTTAGTGAAATTTTAACCCTACCCATTGCCAATGACCATGTTAACATATCATATTCATTATTCATGCATCTCACCTCTGGTGGTGCCTCTCTTATACATTAAACCCACAATCCTATTTTTTGCAGCTAGATGGAGAGGAATCAAATGGTAGACAAGTTTGGACTTTTGGCATTACAGACTATGTAggaattttataaataaaataaataaaacataaaatattatatataccaGAATGACACTATACTATTTATACTTTTTAATTCTTAAAATGAAATTTTACATGCCTTGTCATGCAAATCTGCTTTGCCAAATTTTTAAGAATGCACttaaactagcttatatatattaatattatatataatgtaTACCAAGAATATTCTTCTGAAGCCACCTATTTGAATTCTGGTTGTAAAATTGACTTGAGAAGGACATCTCTCCAcatgctttatatatatatatatatatatatatatatatatatatatatatatatatataagctattAATAGTCACAATGCATCATGAAAGACATTAAATaagttaatatataataatattttatgctaataaaattgtaatattattttatatttattaaagtacacaatatatattatatattctgTTAAAAGATACAATACCGTGaacaatatttaatatatattttattgcacCAATCCTCCTCTAAATATATAACATTAATTTTATGCTTACATAtacttattatatattattaaactAAATCTATACAAGCTAGTTTGATATGATTTTATGCTTATTAaaatgtaatattattttatacaaataaataaatattatatttaagtaTTTTATatgattgttagggttagggtttgggttaggaatatgattagagttagggtttaggctTATGGTTAGGATTGTGGCTagagttagggtttatatcatggcaagggttaggattatggttagggttagggcttattattatgattagggtttggttTACAACATTCTTATAGTTAGAATTAGAGTTAGGTTTTATGGTTAAGGTTTAGTattggggttaggattatggttagttttaGGGTAtacataatggttagggttagtgttagggtttggGATAGGTTTTATGTTATGGTTAGAGTAAAGGTTTAGGGTTATGGCTAGGGTTAATTttaagggttatggttagggttaaagagctaagaattattgttaggtttatTGTTAGGCTTAGGTTTTAgtgttatggttaagattatggttagtgttagggtttacatcatggtgaggttagggttagggttgtgattagggtgttgaacacagagtaccattgagaggggggtgaatcaatggttgctaaactttttgacctttcaaAGCAACTTCAGAATACCGGTTGatatcttaagcactaaacaataaaTCCAGTGTAGCAAAAAGGAAATCCAAAGAggtcaatcacacaaatgcaacccacaacaccagatgtaggAGGAAGACCCAATAtggaaaacctcggtgagaaaagctgctggagactactgctccaatccagcctcacaagtaaaacattgggttacaaagatttagggaaccaacccaaggagcaccaactcctacacCAAGCTctgacttggtgatgtatattgaaatacaatttagatacaattaaggcttcttgttgcaaatgaattctacaactttTGATCAAATATCTTGCTGCTGGTTGactgtcttttctcctccactgaatctcacattACCGATTGTGAGATTACTCTCTTATTCTTGGCTTCTATTATATCTTTTTCTCACAGtctcacaacacactatgtcacacttggatgttgtctttcTCTGCCACACCTCACTAGTTTGCTTAACTGTTGGACTACAATTATACCGGTACCCAATTACTTTCGGTTAAACCCTCTCGCCGATTTTCTTGCTCACTTACTCTATAACTTTCTTAGAAGAAATTATAAGGCCAAAATTCTTCTCTGCACTTAATCTCTCTTCACTCTTTTTCTTCTCTGCAACATCATCTTGCTCTATCTTGAGCTCATATATTTAACATCATGATTTcccgccaagaatgcattcaaacactgagcggttagggtttcctttacccgacacaatcttcatgagatccgatcTAGTCTGTCTTGGATTGATCACCTATACCCCAGGGATACATCTATACACGTttcccattatccaatgcatactttctaaagatagaaatcatgtacaagatttcctaccttgaaattTGTCAACTCATAAAACACTCAACTatttccttttcaaggtcttctTGAAAAagaatttcctttgcattgattcggGTGCCAACTATtccttgatcttcctttgtcatccTTTCTTCCTCGAACtgcatcagtcagttacaatcccgtgatttgtggctgtttcaacaaccatgtcgatggaggcttcaccgacctcaacatgttttccacctcaactccacatggcatcacaactgTCCATCACTTAGTTCACCGACACACAGTCGATTCATACTTGAATATTCAGCAAAATTATACCGGTACATCCCTTTACCGATGAGACATTCTTCTTCTGCTAACCGACAGTGAACACTACatcggtaacacatcttcacctccgatggtttgtgataactttaacattctgcctcttcatcaaaaaTAGGCAGCCAACCTCTAGACCGGTTCTCGGTTTATGCCTTATCAGTAAGCCTTCATtctgtctgctcactctcatgtgaatttcCATCATATCGGTCACTTCTTCTttcttaccggtgaccttgccaaaccggttgacatcaatgacaacttaatgccaaaatgccaacatagGATTAGGGATTAGGATTATGACTAGGGTTAGGGATTAAGATTATAGCTGGGGTTAGGGTTTACGCCATGGTGAGGGTTAGGGGTTGGGTTATGATTTCATATGATTTTATGCTTATTAAAGTGTAATATTGTTTTATAcaagtatataaatattatatttatgtaTTTTATGTTATTGCTAGGGCTAgacattattgttagggttagggttaaagttatgaatatgattagggttaaggtttagggttatggttacgagtatggtaagggttatggtttacatcatggttggggttagggttagtgttagaattatggttaggcttagggtttagggttatggttaagattgtgTCTAGGGCtagggtttacatcatagttagAGTTAGTGttgagggttaagggttagggttaggattatggttacgatttatatcatggttagggttagggtaatggttAGGATAGGATTATGGTTAAGTGTGAGATTA includes:
- the LOC131030238 gene encoding cyclin-U2-1-like, producing MDSIGMTQLISPTRIRSDLYSFDSAEQSWPPSTPCVLSVLSSLLERVVGRNDIFTVSNSFTFSPPKYEVFNGVEVPDMSIQHYLERIFRYIHCSPSVFVVAYAYIDRLIQFHPQFKISSQNVHRLIIVTVMVASKFVEEINYKNSYYAKVGGFSKEEINRLEMDFLFLLGFKLQVTVNVFESYCCHLEREVAMGGGFQIERSLRLSCAKDETCGPNSKFGMAVYGLSPSSHNRNRRV